Proteins from one Nostoc sp. UHCC 0302 genomic window:
- a CDS encoding AAA family ATPase, with protein MSTSDQPCRIIALFNQAGGVAKSTLTQNLGYHLAKRKHRVLLIDLDPQASLTKFMGLVPSQLQKTIADAIIDEQPLPIHSGIHGMDLVPANRVLSGAEMQLVSTAMRELRLKEAVESVLDAYDFILVDCPPSLGLLSYISLVAATHVLVPVETHLKAFEGTDELLQTITHVKNKANRKIQIAGFVPTRYANQNSADKRALAAITEQLSAWGRIFPAIPRATAFVDATEERAPLAVFDPKHSVVPILSEIALALEAL; from the coding sequence GTGTCCACTTCTGACCAGCCATGCCGCATTATTGCCCTGTTTAACCAAGCGGGTGGTGTCGCCAAATCGACACTGACCCAAAATTTGGGATACCACCTAGCAAAACGAAAACATCGCGTCCTCCTCATTGACCTAGACCCCCAAGCGTCCTTGACCAAATTCATGGGGTTAGTGCCATCTCAGTTACAAAAAACCATTGCTGATGCCATTATTGACGAGCAGCCCTTACCAATTCATTCTGGCATTCACGGTATGGACTTGGTTCCAGCTAACCGAGTTTTAAGTGGAGCCGAAATGCAGTTAGTTAGTACTGCCATGCGTGAATTGCGCCTCAAGGAAGCCGTTGAATCTGTTCTAGATGCCTACGACTTCATTCTTGTAGATTGTCCCCCCAGCTTAGGGTTGCTTTCTTATATCTCCTTAGTCGCGGCCACACACGTACTCGTCCCCGTCGAAACTCATCTCAAAGCCTTTGAGGGAACTGACGAACTGTTACAAACTATTACCCACGTCAAAAATAAAGCCAACCGCAAAATCCAAATAGCCGGGTTTGTTCCTACGCGGTATGCCAACCAGAACTCAGCAGATAAACGAGCATTAGCAGCTATCACTGAACAACTTTCAGCTTGGGGTCGGATTTTCCCTGCCATCCCCAGAGCCACAGCTTTTGTCGATGCGACAGAAGAACGTGCGCCCCTAGCGGTGTTTGACCCTAAACATTCTGTAGTCCCTATCCTATCTGAAATCGCTTTGGCTTTGGAGGCTTTGTGA